From the Candidatus Cloacimonadota bacterium genome, the window GGGCCTCGAAGGATTTTGGAGACAACGAGTTGGGATTGATACCAACAATTTATACTCCGGTTGACTCAACAGTTCTTTGCGGCCCTTTTCCTAACCCGTTCTTCTGAATCTGTCTGGTTCTTTGCCCCATATCCACACTCCAATTTTCCCAATTCAATCACCCCCAAAACCAAGCTTTTCTTGACAGTTTGCTTGGCGCGGATAAATTTGCCAAAACATAAAAAGGGAAGAGACGGAAAAATGAAAATACGTTTTGCGAAGATAGAAAGAGGCTTGCAAGGTAACTGGCATAAACTTTGAAGATTTGCCATATGATATTAGTGATGTTCAAAATTAAGGCAAATCCACCGGACATACAATAGGTTAAATACTGCCCCGCACTTGAGGATGTTAGATAACAAAAAAAGCCGCGCCGAAATGAGAAATAACTAAATGAAGGCGCGGTATTTTTGTTGGGTATAACTTGTTCCAAGATGACAGCTTTGGTTATTGACGGAGCCCCAAGGATTCAAGAAATTTCTTAGAGAGTTTAGCGGCAAGAGAAGAGATAGTCCGTTGTTTAGCATTTTCCAGTCCCAAATCCCCCAGACGTGCAGTTTCATCGATTTGGAGCCATACTTCTTCACCATTGATGAGTTTGAGAGTTGCTTCTAGTTTAACAAAATATTGATTATTCACAAGGGTGATGCCGGACTCTTTTATGTCAATATTCAACAAAAAATTGGAGTCATCCTTGCAAGTAAGTCCGTTTTTGCTGCATGCTTCCCGTAAAGCGGTTTCCACCCGACCATCATCGTTTTGCGCAGATATACGGAGGGGAAATCGGTTTTTTGCCATGGCTAGCATTTCCATTATAATGCTTGAGCTCGTCTCGGGATGCTTTTTAGGCCTGCTGCCTGAGGTCAGCGCGTTATAATAGATGTAATTGATTTCATTTTCTTCTGCAAGATTAAACGCTTGCTGGATGTCTTTGATTCTGTCAACGATCCGAGGCTGTTCGCGAAGCAGAAAGGATATCTGCGATTCTGCTTTTTCGATTGTGCTTTCCAGCATGTCCAGCAATCTGGCTGTTTCCAGCACTGCCAGGCAGTACCAAGTGCCAGCTTTGGTATCTTGCCATGTCTCACGTATCTCAGCAAACTGAAGCTTGCCTTTGGATATAATCTGAACATCCGAGGAGATGGACGATTCGAGCTTATAACTATTCTTTCCGCCGGTAGTGAGGGATTCTTCTTTCTCTAAAGACCTGATACTAGAAACGACCTGAGTCTCAAAAAAACCTGAAACACTTGCCAGTGCGGAGTTTTTGGCGGCATCAATAGTGTCTCCTTGACCCACTCCGACTAAATATTTCTGTTCCGGATATTCTGACCAAGGATTTTCTATCCAGGCTGGACGCTTCACTGACGCAATGCAAACAACTGTCTGCAAGCAGATTATGCACACAATAAACAATGTCAATGCAGTATGTTTTTTCATTTCATAATCATTGGGGAGAGCCGAGACCCTCCCCGATAAACCATAATTATGGAAGCTTTACTTGCGCTGGAATCTTAATGTTGTTTGTTTTGGCAATTTTGATGAGAGAACCCAAGCTTTTCACTTGGGTACCCAAAATACCAGGTAGGTCCTTGGCAATCAGTGTGGCTTCGGGAAGATTCTTGGCTTCCTTAGCCTTGCTTAGCGCCGGAAGTGAATCCACGTAACTTATATAATCAACTACTGCTTTTACCAATGCGGCCTCTCGAAGAACGGATGTCCCCATCCTGATCAACCCGGATCTAATCCATGCTTTCTGCACTTCACTCAATTCTTCAGTGTCTTCTGCCATTTCACTAATTATCTCGTCGGCTTGGGCAGATTTATCCATAAAAATTTGCCCCGCGTTTCCGCTATCGGTTGCTTTGGCTTCTGCAATGGCCTCAACAACTTTTTCCCTTATACCCAAGGCCTGCATCAGCATTTCCTTTGCCAACAACGTCTCCTCTTGGGCAGCATCAAATTGAGCCTTAATTGGGCTAAAATTATTACCAAGCGCTCCAAGAGCGTCTTGGACTGTCGCCAGGACTTCTTCGCCAACGCTAGCAAGGCTATTAGCATATTTGATTTGCTCCTCAAGAGGGTTCATTCTTGAATCGTCCAACATCAGATAGAATTCCGTTGTGTTTTTGTCTTTTCCCTTTTTTTTGCCGTCGTCCTTTTTGGCGTTCAAAACGACTGACAGCGCCATAACCATGATCAGTACCGCAATGATTTTTTTCATTGTTTTCTCCTTTGTTTTTTTACATTCCAAGTTTTACTCGCAACTGATCTACGAGGTCAACCGATGCTTTTTGTGATGCCTCAATTAGGGCGTTGGTTTTAGCCACCGATGGGTTTTCTCCCCAGCCACAATATTGGACGGGTCCTACGCTGCAAATCTTGACAGCGAATTTTTTCCTTAAATCCATGATGTACCCGTTGACCTTGGCATATATTTTGTAATAACCAGTTACTGGGTCAATTTCCTCGCGACCGAGATCTAACATTCCGATGGCCAGGAAATCCAGTCCAGCGTCGCGGGCAAGTTCTGTGGCTTCCTTCTGGGTAGAGCTAGAAATCTCGTTCAAAGTGGCAAAATCATAGGCCAGAAATTCTGGGGCGATATCCACTTCATAGCAAGGAACGACATCAAATCCGGATTTGTTAAAAATCTCAGTTACTTTAGTATCTATTTCTTGGGGGTTAAAGACCCGATAACTGATTCCTTCACTACTTTTGACCACATATCCAGACGATCTGTAATCTGAAAGCTGTTCTCTGCTGTGGCTGATATTCAAAATTGATTCTTCAGAGCGAGACTGCGTGCTGGTACCATCTGTCATAACGTTGGTGTCCGATCTGGAAGAATAGGCTTGCTCCACATCGGATTCCAAGTGTCCCTCAGAGCTCAGGCGGGAACTATGTGATGAATCAAAATTGCTGGATTTTGCGTTTCGTTGGGTGTTTCCCCGGTTGTTGGTAGAACTGGATGAACTGCTGTATGAATCCCTGGAATGGTCTGCTGTAACGTTGGCTTCCGCTTTCAGATCGACCTGGGTGTTTTTTTCCGATCTTCCTGATTCTCTAACAGATACATTCAGGTTTCCCTGAGTATCGGTCGAAATGTTGCTTTGGCTTTTGTTGTCAACGATCCGTTGGTTGGAATTGGTGGAGGAGACATTACTTTGCACTGTATCAGCGGAAATTTGGATGGTGCTAACCTCTCGCGCCACATAGATAAAGCTGAGGTAAGTCTCTACCTGATTCTGCCTGCTGGTTTGAGAGCGCTGATTTATCAGTTGTTCAATTTGGGCGTCGTTGATAGTAACTTCCAAGTTTATCATCCATTTTCCATTTGCCCATTCACCATCGTTAAGCTGAGAAGTTTCCATCACATAGGTATCCAAATCGTTCACGATTTCTGTCCATAACTCATTAATTATTTGAAGGCGCTGTGAGTCCAATCCGACCGACCATTTTTTCAATGCCTGTTCCTGTCCAGATCTGATTGCCTCTTTGACCAATTTTACTCCAGGGTTTTTCTTCTTTGTTTCCACTTCTCCTTTAGCTTTTACTTTCACAAGCGCGCAAACATTGCCCGCCAAGCCTAGTAATAATATGGTTAGTAAGATGAATCTTAGAAATTTTGACATCGTCTGATCACCCCTTTTTTACCTTTTTTATCTCTCATCAATTTTTTGTCTTTGGTCAAGCTTTCCACCAAAGTTTGTGAAACTGTGGCCAGTAGAACTTCGTTGTAGTTGGCAAAGTCATCCACAACTTGGCCTTTAATCGCGTATTTCGTTGCGCCGTGCTTGACTTCTTGATCCCAGTAAACATCACCTAAATCGGAATCGAACAAGCTCACATTGGTATATGCCCCATAGATATACAGTTGCTCATTTCCCTTTTCCGAATTGAGAGCTTTATAAAATTTATCTACAGTAATCTTCAGATCGTAGCTGGCTGGAGGGATGACGAAATTCTGAACCGTGGCATCGGAAAACGCAAGCGACATTTTTTGCCCGGTGTAGTCTTTCGAAAAGGGAAGCATGGAAACATTCAGGTCAAACGCCAGACTTTCTGTGGCTTGGTTCGCAATCAGATTTGCATAAGCGGCTTCACCTCCGGGAAAGCTTGAAATTACTTCTCTTGCTTGGTCAGAAAAAATCACCTCAGATACTTTCATGGAAAGGGTCCCACTTTGTTGCAAGTTGATGTCGGGTATGCGTGTTGAGAGGTTTTTCATAACCTGTTGTTGCATTAAACTGTGAATCGTATCCACAATCATGTCAGTGACGGCATCCGAATTTGTTTTCAGATTACCTTTTACGATATCCAGGTAGGCCACTTTGATGGGATAGGATTGAAGCACTCGCATTTCATCAAAATCCAGTATATACAGCGAAAAACCAAGATTATAGATCAGCTTGGTTATATCAGACAAGTGTTCTATATCGACATTTTCACGGATCATTGTAAAAGCCATGGCATATTTTGTATCCGCGTCGGAAAAGACAAGCTTGAAATTGCCAAACTCGCTGTTCTGATTAAAGTACTGAAAAAACTCCTGCTCTAAAAGCTTCAAGCCGTTTTTGTTTTCTCTACTCATGAGCTGATTTGTGTATCGATAGCTGTCTGGAATGTCTGAATAATTGCCCGAAAAACAAAAACCTGCGTAGCGCACTTGTTCCTGAGCGCCCAAAACAGTTATAAATAAAACCAATCCAATAAAAATCAATTTCTTATACATACTTATTTTCCCTCATTGTTCAATCTTAGCCATTGGGGCTCTATAGTCTTTGTGGTTGCATCTTTAGAGGCATTGTTTTAATGCAGTTAAATACTTTGGTCAGCCTGACAGGTAGGGTTGAAACAATATTTTGATCTTTTTGTTTTTCGCCCAGGTCAGCCATTTTTTCGTTAATATTCATCATATCATAATATTTGGGTTTTCGGCTCTTGTCTATGCGCGACGACAATTTTGTAACTGTCCAGGCAAGTGTCGATGTCATTTCTGCAAGTTTTTTACCATACCTCATACCGAACATCGTTTCACAGGATAATATGTGTCTTAAAACCATTGTTATAGTCTTATCAGCCTTCATTACCGGTGTTTCCTTTTTTGGCTTTGAAGCAGTATCCCACTCCATGAACTTTTTGGATGATAGTGGCATGGCTGCCCAATTTTTCTCGCAGATTGCTGATATGCACGTCCACAGTACGCTCTACCACAATCTTGTCGTCGCCCCAGAGGTGGTCCAGGATTTCACTGCGGCGGAAAGCCCATTCCGGGCGAGTGGTTAACAGTTGCAGGATGCGGAATTCTGAGAGGGTGAGAATGATCCTCTTGCCTTTGTCAATTAATTCTTGGCGCTGGATATCCAGATTCAGTCCAGGTACGATTTCAACAGTTCCGTTTTGGGGAAGATGGGCGCTTCGGCGTAAAATGGCTCGCACTCTTGCCAGCAGCTCCTCCTGCTCGAAAGGTTTGCAGATATAGTCGTCCGCACCCAAGTTCAGCCCTTTTACAATGTCATCCAGTTCCAGCCTCCCTGTGACCATGATAATTGGAATAGCTCGTAGAATGGGATCGAACTTCAAATCCCGGCAGACGTCCAGCCCGTCGCGGTCTGGAAGCGTCAAATCCAGTAAAATCAAATCCGGTGTTTCCTCACCCAAACCGTTCCACAAGGAAATAGTATCGAGGAAACCTCGAACTCTATAACCATTATCTTCCAACAGCTTTATCTCAATGCTTAGAAGATCCTGATTATCTTCAACAACAAATACCAAATTCATATCATATCCCTTTCAAATACATAAAGAATGAAACCCTGTTTATTTGACAAGCTTTTTTTTGTTAAGTTTTCTTAACAATTGCTTCAGATGGCTTAGCCATTGCGTTTGAAGGTTACTATAATTGGATTTCCTGCAGTTAATTTGGCTCAATTTCATGTACGATATGAAAGCTCAATCTCAATACCCTGTCATGAATGAAATATCGCTTTCCATCGTTCCTTATAAAGGGAAGAGCCAATTTCAAATTAATTGTCTTCAAGGACTCCACTTGGAAGGTTGACTACATATCTAATGCCTTTTTTTGCATTTTGCTGTAGTCCATGCCAGTTGGAAAACCAAGCTTTTCTTGACAGTTTGCTTGGCGCGGATAAATTTGCCAAAACATAAAAAGGGAAGAGACGGAAACATGAAAATACGTTTTGCGAAGATAGAAAAGTATATGCGGTTGGCTTTTGTGGCGTTGAGCCTTGCCGCGGCGGTCTATAATTTCATTGACCATTCCTGGGAGCTGTTTTTCACCTCGATTTTGACCATCGTGCTCCTCATGCTGCCCACCATGATGGCAAAACGAGCCAAAATCAGCATCCCGGCGCCTTTTCAGATTGTAATCCTGCTTTTTATTTTCGCCTCGATGTATCTGGGCGAAATTCATGATTACTACTACCGCTTAAAATGGTGGGACACCTTGTTGCACGGTAGTTCCGCAATCCTTTTGGGTTATACCGGATTTTTGCTGATTTACGCCCTGAACAAGGACAAGAAGATGCACGTGCGTTTAAGCCCTTTTTTCATGGCGCTGTTCAGTTTTTGTTTTGCCCTGTCGGTGGGCGCGCTGTGGGAAATATTTGAATTCGCGGTGGATGGCATTTTCGGCGCGAACATGCAAAAAGCAAGGAATTTGGAACTGGTGAACGGCGTTTTTGACACCCGGCTGGGAGTGTTTGATACGATGCTGGATTTGATTGTGGACTTCGTCGGCGCTCTCACAGTTTCCATCGCCGGATTTTTTCACGCGAAGCGGAGACAAAAAGTCGATTCGGCGTTTTGGAGATTGCACCAGCAATTTATTGAGGAAAATCCCGCGCTATTCGAAAAATAGCCCAAACCCTGAAACGGACAAGACTTTGCGCGCATATTCAAAATGAGATAAAAGCGCTCACACTGCCCGCCCTGACGTTTCTTTTTCAAGAAACCCCCGCCTGCGCGAAAATGCGGCGATATTCGCTGACCAGATTTTCCATCCAAGCCTGATGGTTTGGAAACCTGATGCGACCGATGGGTGAGGGCGACGGCAGACGATAAACCCAAACAAGGCGCGGCTTTGCGTTATTATCTTTCATTTGGAAACAGAATTCTCCACCCCGTTCTTCAAGCTGAATGCCATGTCGGGCCAAGCTTTTTCCCAGCCAAGTGTGAACCTTGTGCAAACTGGTGCAACAAAATGCTGAAACATCGGGCGCATCCCGCAAAAATGGCAGCGGATCCCGAAAAGTTAGCGGCTTCAATTCTGAGTCTGCGCTGCTTCCGTCACGGCGTTCGAAGCTTTCCAGAATGTCCATGATGCCCAGTTTCCTCGCTGTCAGCAGATTTTGCAAAAAAGAGCGTTGACGGCGTGTCTTTTCCTCACGCGGTAGTTCAAAATCCCGCAGGCTGTTCAATTCGGTGAGACTATCGTGGTCGAAAACGCGGAACATCGCTTCCCAGAAGGTGTTGCAGCCACGGTCGCAGGAGCCATAAAACCAATCTATATCACGCGGGTGCAGGGTTAAATCACTGGGCAAACAGAATCTCGCAGGTGGTGTGCTGCCCAAAATGATGGCACGGGCATTGGCTGGCACAAATGGATCGTAAGGATCGCGCTGGATTTCGAGTTTGCCTTTTTTGGTGTTTTTTCCACGTTCATTCATGGTTTTTCCTTTATTCACTCTTGACTCCAGCCCGAGATTTTCTCAGGTCTCACTCCTGATCATCCCGTCAAAGAATCGGGTTGATAACGAGGCATGGGGCAGTGACACTTGAGTCGGAATCAAGTGTGAAGCAAGAGAGGGAGCGCTGTTTTCCGTCTTTTGGGTCAAATTAGATAATTTATCTTCTGTGTTCACAATAGATTATGGTTCCGAAACTTCTGAGGTTTCGTTTTGGGTTAATTCCTTCAGGATGGCGATGGCATTTTCTTTTGCGCCTTCTCCATTTTCAGCAACAGGACCCACGCAGGAAGGGCAACCTTCACGGCAAGGGCATTTTTCAACGAGGTCCAGCGCAGCGGAAAGAACTTGGTCGTGGAGTTGGAACAGCTTGCGGGACAGGCCGATGCCTCCTGAAATATTGTCATGGATCAGCACGACGGGGTTGTTGTTTGCCAGAGGTGAAATATCCTCGGTGAAAACATCAATATCCTGGCGGTCGCACATCACAAAAAAGGGCGCCAAATTCACCAAAAGATAACCCAGAGCGGAGAGGCCACTTTGCATCCTAACCCCTTGTTCGGCAAGGTGATGGCAGCGTGGGCAGAGGGTAATTAAGTTGGAGGGATCGTTGGCTTCTTCAGCGTTGTCGAACTTGCGGAAAGGTGTGATATGGTGAACGTGGTGAAAGCCATCGCTTTCTGGCAGACCACAATGTTGACAGCGGAAAGCGTCGCGTTTTCTAATCAGGACGGAAATTTTGCCCCAATCACTGCCATAGTCGTTGGCAGAACTGTTCCAAAGCTTTTGCGCGCTCACTTTTGCCACGGTTTCCGGAGAGATTCCAATCCACCAAGCCACTGTGTTCAAGACAGTTGGTTCCATATCCAGAGGCTCTCGTCCCAAGATTTCCTGGGTGTAGAATCTAAGCTTTTTGAAGCCGGTGATAGTGGTGGTAACCGTCACTTTTCCCAGATATTTTGTGCCGCCAGCCACTTTTTGACGAGTTTGCGGATTTTCGGTCTCGATTTGGGTGCTGCGGGTGGCTTGAGTGATATAATCCAGATTGACAGGTTCAACCATTGCCCTGCCATTTTTGAGGTCTAATTCTTTTACTTTCCAAGCGTTTCCACGATCCAGATAGATGGCGCCGGGATGAGCCATCCAGTGAGCACTGGAGCCGTCCACCCAAGCGATAAGTTCCTTTCCATCAAGTATTTGCACCTGATCCGAGATGTTGCGCAAGGAAACTTCGGCGGCGGGATAGGATTCCGGAATGCCCACATAGCGGTTTTGAGCGCGACGCGCCTGGCCATTTTGCACCAAAACTTCCAAATGGGGATGAATGTGCTCCGGGCCCAGGCTGCCAAAGCTTTCATCATCCAAAAACGCAAGATCGTGGATGGCACAAAGCAACTGGCTTTGAAGGATTTCGGTGTGGTCTGGCGAAATGAGCGCGTGTTCGGGGTTGTTTTCAAAGATATATTGCGGATTTTGGCAGATATATTGATCCAGAGGATTGGCACTGGCGATGAGGACAGCCAGCGAGGTTTCGCCCTTGCGACCGGCTCTTCCAGCCTGCTGTCTGGTGCTGGAAATAGTTCCGGGATATGTGTTTAGGAAAGCGGCGTCGAGGCCTCCAATATCGATTCCCAGTTCCAGAGCGTTGGTGGAAATCACCAGACCAATGCTGCCTTCACGCAACTCGCGCTCGATTTCGCGGCGGTCTTGAGCCAGATAGCCTGAACGGTAGCTGCGCACGCGCTGGTGCAGGGTTTGGTTGTTTGTGAGATGGAGGTAGAGGATTTCCACGCTGCGGCGGGGTCCGCAAAAAGCGATAGCCTGTCCAGACCCACGCAGCCAGCGTTTGGCAAGCTGGGTGGTTTCAAGCATGGCGCTGCGCCTGATGCCGAGAGCCGCATCCACAATGGGCGGATTCACAATCAGGAATTCGCGTCTGCCATGAGGCGCGGAATCCCGGTCGATGAGACGAACCGGACTTTCCAAAAGCTCCTCTGCCAGTTGTTTGGCATTTGCCAAAGTGGCTGAAGTGCAGATAAATACAGGGTTGGAGCCGTAGAGTCGGCATACGCGTTTGAGGCGGCGCAACACGTTGGCAAAATGGGAGCCGAAAACGCCGCGGTAGGTGTGAACTTCATCGATTACCACATATTTGAGCCGTGCGAAAAAACCTGCCCAGAGGCTGTGATTGGGCAAAATTCCCAGATGCAGCATGTCCGGATTGGAAAATACGAGCCGGGCTTGAGCGCGGATGGCGCTGCGAGAATCGGAAGGTGTGTCCCCGTCGTAGATTCCGTTTTTGAGCTGGGATAGGTTTGGAACTCGCTTTTTGAGGCCTTCCAACAGCTTGTTCATTTTTTGATGCTGATCCTGAGCCAGCGCTTTGGTGGGAAAAAGCAGCAAAGCTCGTGAGGAAGGGTCTTCCAGCAGGCTTTGCAGGATCGGAAATTGGTAACAGAGGCTTTTTCCGCTGGCGACACCGGTGCTGAGTACGGTATTTTCGCCTTTCAGGACGGCATCGATGGCTTCCCGCTGGTGGCGATAGGGACGTTTAAGTCCGTTTTCAGCAAGCAGATCCAGAAGTTCAGAACGGCTCTGGGACGGAAAATCTAACCACTGCGCTTGGGTTTCTTCCAAAGTTTGCCGTGCCACGATGTTTTTGCTGAAGGTTTTATCCTGCAAAAGTTGCGCCAGGAAAGCCTCAACATTATGGTAATATTGATCTTTCATGGAATCACAACCAAACGTTTTAGCTGGGTTTTGCCGCCGTTTTCCAGTTTCAGAATATAAATTCCTGCCGCCAGGGAAAGGCTGTGTTCTGCGCTGTTGAAGTAATTTAACTCTTTGGCGGAAAAAAGCTTGCGGCCCCGGATGTCATGGAGGCTGAGTTGGAAATTTTCCTTCAGGGAATTTTCAACAACAAAGCTGTCCCGGCTGGGGTTTGGAAACACTTGGAAAACGCAGTCGCGGGCGAGATTGTCCTGCACAGAAACCCAACCGCCTTCGCCGGTGACAATAATGTCGTCCAGATAGAGGATTTTGGCATCCCAGGAACAGCACTGAAAAGCCAGCCAAACGTCCTGCTGATTCCAGTTTGAGAGCCCAACACTATATTGGGTCCACTCCGCCGGCACAGAAATCCAAGGACTGGGGCCAATCTGGATGAAATCCTGAGGCTCGGTTCCTGTGGTTGAAATATGGAGTTTGAGCCGCTCCAGGCCATGGTCCGCGGTGTGTGATCGCGCCCAAAAAGTGAGGCGTGGATAAAGACCCAAATTCAGGCGGGGTGTGATGAGCCAATCATTGTTGGGAGGATTGTAACTGGCAATTGCCGCAATGGATTGAAGGCCTTCCTGGGCGGTGACAAAATCGAAGGGCGGAACGGTTTCGGCAGGAGAAAAGACCACCCAGGGCAGCGGTCCACCGCTTCCGGGAAAGTTCAAACCATCGAAAGTCCAGGTGGTGGACTCATCCAAATCCAGATTCAGCCAGCCGGGAACGATTTGGCTGAAGGGAGGATGGCTTTCAAAACCTTCTCGCAGAATGAGATGCGGGATAATGTCAGGGATGTGGACACTGATTGAATTTGAAGCGGCGGAGATTTCTCCCAGATGGTTTTGCGCCAAAATCCAGTAGTATAAAACCTGCCCGGGAGCCACCTCAAAATCTTGATAGACTGTGGCTTGCGAGGTTGCCAAAAAATTTCCGTTGCGGATCACGCGGTAAAGAACGGGGTCTCCATGTTCCGGGGGATTCCAGTTCAGGCTCACGTGGTCACCATTATAAAATCCGCTGAGATTTCTGGGCGCGCCGATGCCTTCACCGCGGGTGCGAAAGCTCCACAGAGGTCCAGGATGGATTTCTTCATCCTCGTAAGCAATTATCTGCCAATAATATGTGGTGAAAAGTTGCAGAGGTTCCGGAGGATTCCACTGGCATTGATTCCAGCCTTGAACCACGCAGGGCAGATTTTGCGGGTCGCTGCCAAAAAAGAGGTCGAAAGAGCTGGCGTCGCTGCGCCATTGCAGGTCTGTATCTGTTTCAACCCCAGTGGCTTGGTCTTCCGGGAAGGGCTGTGTGGGCGTGAGGATATAGGGGCTAATTTCCAGCCGCAGGTTGGCTTGCGCGTTACGGATGTAAAAATTGTTTGGGTATGGTATTTCTGGAGGGTCGGCGGGGTCGGGATTCACATCCAAGCTGATAAAGGTAATTCCCATTGGCACACCCACTTCCGAACAAATAAAGTCGTTCGCGTTTGTGCAGGCCAGGGGAGTGTTTTCATCCACAGCCAGGATCAAGTTGTCCGTACCATTGTAAAAGAATGGGGTGGAGAGAGTTATGGTTAGCCAACCTTCTCCCGGCAGATCAGAGGAAAAATCCGTTTCGGTCAGAGAACCAGAAAAAACCAGATTCAGGCTGTCGATGGGCACCCAGCTTGTGATGTTTTGCCGCTCTGTGTGTCCCAGAAACACGACCCAATCCGCATTTCTCTCCAGAAAATTATTGCTTTGTATGTCATATTGAAAGCCAAGGGAATTGATGACACCCGCCGTTCCGATTTGGGAAGCCAGATAAATCTGCTGGGAATAGCTGTAGCATCGAAATGGCTCAATTGGCAAACCTTGGTTGTACAGCGAGCCGCTGCCGATTTGGATGATTTCCGCGCTCAGGGTCAGAGACAGAAATATGAGCGCGAACAATGCCGCCTTGCGCATTTAAGCCTTTTTCCTCCAGATGGT encodes:
- a CDS encoding DEAD/DEAH box helicase encodes the protein MKDQYYHNVEAFLAQLLQDKTFSKNIVARQTLEETQAQWLDFPSQSRSELLDLLAENGLKRPYRHQREAIDAVLKGENTVLSTGVASGKSLCYQFPILQSLLEDPSSRALLLFPTKALAQDQHQKMNKLLEGLKKRVPNLSQLKNGIYDGDTPSDSRSAIRAQARLVFSNPDMLHLGILPNHSLWAGFFARLKYVVIDEVHTYRGVFGSHFANVLRRLKRVCRLYGSNPVFICTSATLANAKQLAEELLESPVRLIDRDSAPHGRREFLIVNPPIVDAALGIRRSAMLETTQLAKRWLRGSGQAIAFCGPRRSVEILYLHLTNNQTLHQRVRSYRSGYLAQDRREIERELREGSIGLVISTNALELGIDIGGLDAAFLNTYPGTISSTRQQAGRAGRKGETSLAVLIASANPLDQYICQNPQYIFENNPEHALISPDHTEILQSQLLCAIHDLAFLDDESFGSLGPEHIHPHLEVLVQNGQARRAQNRYVGIPESYPAAEVSLRNISDQVQILDGKELIAWVDGSSAHWMAHPGAIYLDRGNAWKVKELDLKNGRAMVEPVNLDYITQATRSTQIETENPQTRQKVAGGTKYLGKVTVTTTITGFKKLRFYTQEILGREPLDMEPTVLNTVAWWIGISPETVAKVSAQKLWNSSANDYGSDWGKISVLIRKRDAFRCQHCGLPESDGFHHVHHITPFRKFDNAEEANDPSNLITLCPRCHHLAEQGVRMQSGLSALGYLLVNLAPFFVMCDRQDIDVFTEDISPLANNNPVVLIHDNISGGIGLSRKLFQLHDQVLSAALDLVEKCPCREGCPSCVGPVAENGEGAKENAIAILKELTQNETSEVSEP
- a CDS encoding response regulator transcription factor, with the protein product MNLVFVVEDNQDLLSIEIKLLEDNGYRVRGFLDTISLWNGLGEETPDLILLDLTLPDRDGLDVCRDLKFDPILRAIPIIMVTGRLELDDIVKGLNLGADDYICKPFEQEELLARVRAILRRSAHLPQNGTVEIVPGLNLDIQRQELIDKGKRIILTLSEFRILQLLTTRPEWAFRRSEILDHLWGDDKIVVERTVDVHISNLREKLGSHATIIQKVHGVGYCFKAKKGNTGNEG
- a CDS encoding T9SS type A sorting domain-containing protein is translated as MRKAALFALIFLSLTLSAEIIQIGSGSLYNQGLPIEPFRCYSYSQQIYLASQIGTAGVINSLGFQYDIQSNNFLERNADWVVFLGHTERQNITSWVPIDSLNLVFSGSLTETDFSSDLPGEGWLTITLSTPFFYNGTDNLILAVDENTPLACTNANDFICSEVGVPMGITFISLDVNPDPADPPEIPYPNNFYIRNAQANLRLEISPYILTPTQPFPEDQATGVETDTDLQWRSDASSFDLFFGSDPQNLPCVVQGWNQCQWNPPEPLQLFTTYYWQIIAYEDEEIHPGPLWSFRTRGEGIGAPRNLSGFYNGDHVSLNWNPPEHGDPVLYRVIRNGNFLATSQATVYQDFEVAPGQVLYYWILAQNHLGEISAASNSISVHIPDIIPHLILREGFESHPPFSQIVPGWLNLDLDESTTWTFDGLNFPGSGGPLPWVVFSPAETVPPFDFVTAQEGLQSIAAIASYNPPNNDWLITPRLNLGLYPRLTFWARSHTADHGLERLKLHISTTGTEPQDFIQIGPSPWISVPAEWTQYSVGLSNWNQQDVWLAFQCCSWDAKILYLDDIIVTGEGGWVSVQDNLARDCVFQVFPNPSRDSFVVENSLKENFQLSLHDIRGRKLFSAKELNYFNSAEHSLSLAAGIYILKLENGGKTQLKRLVVIP